In Pseudomonas fluorescens NCIMB 11764, a single window of DNA contains:
- the aqpZ gene encoding aquaporin Z, with translation MSLFKRSVTELLGTFWLVLGGCGSAVLAASSPLGIGVLGVAIAFGLTVLTMAFAIGHISGCHLNPAVSVGLFVGGRFPARELPAYIVAQVIGGIIAAALIYYIANGKEGFDLSAGLASNGYGEHSPGKYSMAAGFVCELVMTAMFVLIILGATDKRAPAGLAPIAIGLALTLIHLISIPITNTSVNPARSTGPALIVGGWAIAQLWMFWVAPLLGAVIGGVTYRWLGKEGT, from the coding sequence ATGTCTCTGTTCAAACGTTCAGTCACTGAGTTGTTAGGTACGTTCTGGCTGGTGTTGGGAGGTTGCGGCAGTGCGGTCCTGGCCGCGTCGTCTCCGCTGGGAATCGGCGTGCTCGGTGTGGCCATCGCGTTTGGCCTGACCGTGCTGACCATGGCCTTCGCCATCGGCCACATCTCCGGTTGCCATCTCAACCCCGCCGTATCAGTCGGTTTGTTCGTCGGTGGTCGTTTCCCGGCCAGGGAACTGCCGGCTTACATCGTTGCGCAAGTCATCGGCGGGATCATCGCCGCCGCGCTGATCTACTACATCGCCAATGGCAAGGAAGGCTTCGACCTCTCAGCAGGCCTGGCCTCCAACGGCTACGGCGAACACTCCCCCGGCAAATACTCGATGGCCGCAGGCTTTGTCTGTGAGCTGGTGATGACGGCGATGTTCGTGCTGATCATCCTCGGCGCCACCGATAAACGTGCACCCGCCGGGCTGGCACCGATCGCCATCGGCCTGGCCCTGACGCTGATCCACCTGATCTCGATCCCCATCACCAACACCTCGGTCAACCCGGCCCGCAGCACCGGCCCGGCACTGATTGTCGGCGGCTGGGCCATCGCGCAATTGTGGATGTTCTGGGTGGCGCCGCTACTCGGTGCGGTGATCGGTGGCGTGACCTATCGATGGCTGGGCAAGGAAGGCACTTGA
- a CDS encoding ABC transporter ATP-binding protein, whose protein sequence is MLYRRFEKLIDIFRDAPTAAPPDRVLPFYTYYLKQVWPMFAVLLIVGLFGALIEVALFSYLSRIIDLTQGTPNVDFFKIHGVELAWMAVVALILRPLFLALHDMLVHQTLSPSMTSMIRWQNHSYVLKQSLNFFQNDFAGRIAQRIMQTGNSLRDSAVQAVDALWHVLIYAISSLVLFAEADWRLMIPLLTWIAAYIGALCYFVPRVKERSVVSSDARSKLMGRIVDGYTNITTLKLFAHTNFEQQYAKEAIEEQTVKAQLAGRVVTSMDVVITSMNGLLIVTTTGLALWLWTQSLITVGAIALATGLVIRIVNMSGWIMWVVTGIFENIGMVQDGLQTISQPVSVTDREAAKPLAVTRGEVRFEHVDFHYGKKSGIIGDLNLTIKPGEKIGLIGPSGAGKSTLVNLLLRLYDVQGGQILIDGQNIADVAQESLRERIGMITQDTSLLHRSIRDNLLYGKPDATDAELWEAVHKARADEFIPLLSDAEGRTGFDAHVGERGVKLSGGQRQRIAIARVLLKDAPILIMDEATSALDSEVEAAIQESLETLMQGKTVIAIAHRLSTIARMDRLVVLEKGQIAETGTHAELLAQGGLYARLWQHQTGGFVGID, encoded by the coding sequence ATGCTTTATCGCCGTTTTGAAAAACTGATCGACATATTCCGTGACGCCCCGACGGCGGCTCCGCCCGATCGTGTTCTCCCCTTCTATACCTATTACCTGAAGCAAGTCTGGCCAATGTTTGCGGTGTTGCTGATCGTCGGCCTGTTCGGTGCGCTGATCGAGGTGGCGCTGTTCAGCTACCTGAGTCGCATCATCGATTTGACTCAAGGCACACCCAACGTCGACTTCTTCAAGATCCACGGCGTGGAACTGGCCTGGATGGCAGTGGTTGCGCTGATTCTGCGTCCGCTGTTTCTCGCCTTGCATGACATGCTGGTGCACCAGACCCTGAGCCCGAGCATGACCAGCATGATCCGCTGGCAGAATCACAGCTACGTGCTCAAGCAGAGCCTGAATTTCTTCCAGAACGACTTCGCCGGGCGCATCGCCCAACGCATCATGCAAACCGGCAACTCGCTGCGCGATTCGGCCGTGCAAGCGGTGGACGCGCTGTGGCATGTGCTGATCTACGCGATCAGTTCACTGGTGCTGTTCGCCGAAGCCGACTGGCGCCTGATGATCCCGTTGTTGACCTGGATCGCCGCCTACATCGGCGCCCTCTGCTACTTCGTGCCACGGGTGAAAGAACGCTCCGTGGTGTCTTCGGATGCGCGTTCCAAACTCATGGGGCGGATCGTCGACGGCTATACCAACATCACCACGCTGAAGCTGTTCGCCCACACCAACTTCGAACAGCAATACGCCAAGGAAGCCATCGAAGAACAGACCGTAAAAGCCCAGCTGGCCGGCCGCGTGGTCACCAGCATGGACGTGGTCATCACCAGCATGAACGGCTTGCTGATCGTCACCACCACCGGCCTGGCGTTGTGGCTGTGGACCCAGTCGCTGATCACCGTTGGCGCCATCGCCCTGGCCACCGGCCTGGTGATCAGGATCGTCAACATGTCTGGCTGGATCATGTGGGTGGTCACCGGCATTTTCGAAAATATCGGCATGGTCCAGGACGGTTTGCAGACCATCTCGCAACCGGTCAGCGTCACCGACCGTGAAGCGGCAAAACCGTTGGCCGTTACCCGTGGTGAAGTGCGCTTCGAGCACGTGGATTTTCACTACGGCAAGAAAAGCGGGATCATCGGCGACCTCAACCTGACGATCAAACCCGGTGAGAAAATCGGCTTGATCGGCCCGTCCGGCGCCGGCAAATCGACCCTGGTCAACCTGCTGTTGCGCCTCTATGACGTGCAGGGCGGGCAAATCCTGATCGACGGCCAGAACATCGCTGACGTCGCTCAGGAGAGCCTGCGCGAGCGCATTGGCATGATCACCCAGGACACGTCGCTGCTGCATCGATCGATCCGCGACAACCTGCTTTACGGCAAACCCGATGCCACCGACGCCGAACTCTGGGAAGCGGTGCACAAAGCCCGTGCCGACGAGTTCATTCCGTTGCTGTCGGACGCCGAAGGGCGCACCGGGTTTGATGCGCATGTGGGTGAGCGCGGGGTGAAACTTTCTGGCGGCCAGCGTCAGCGGATCGCCATCGCACGGGTGCTGCTCAAGGATGCGCCGATCCTGATCATGGACGAAGCCACCTCCGCGCTGGACTCGGAAGTTGAAGCGGCGATCCAGGAAAGTCTCGAAACCCTGATGCAGGGTAAAACCGTGATTGCCATCGCCCACCGGCTTTCGACCATTGCGCGGATGGACCGGTTGGTGGTGCTTGAGAAAGGCCAGATTGCCGAGACGGGGACCCATGCTGAACTGCTGGCGCAGGGCGGGTTGTATGCGCGATTGTGGCAGCATCAGACTGGGGGGTTTGTCGGGATCGATTGA
- a CDS encoding peptidylprolyl isomerase A has translation MLKKIALVAGSVLFAANLMAATPAKAPHVLLETTNGQIEIELDPVKAPISTKNFLEYVDSGFYNNTIFHRVIPGFMVQGGGFTQQMQQKETKAPIKNESKNGLHNVRGTLSMARTSVPDSATSQFFINVKDNDFLDQGDGYAVFGKVVKGMDVVDVIVNSQTTTRGGMKDVPADPVFIKSAKRID, from the coding sequence ATGCTGAAAAAAATCGCCCTCGTCGCTGGCTCCGTTCTGTTTGCCGCCAACCTGATGGCCGCCACGCCCGCCAAGGCACCGCACGTCCTGCTGGAAACCACCAACGGTCAGATCGAAATCGAACTGGACCCGGTCAAGGCGCCGATCAGTACCAAGAACTTTCTTGAGTACGTCGACAGCGGTTTCTACAACAACACGATTTTTCACCGCGTGATTCCGGGCTTTATGGTCCAGGGCGGTGGTTTCACCCAACAAATGCAGCAAAAAGAAACCAAGGCACCGATCAAGAACGAGTCCAAAAACGGCCTGCATAACGTGCGTGGCACGCTGTCCATGGCCCGTACCTCCGTGCCGGATTCGGCCACCAGCCAGTTCTTTATCAACGTCAAGGACAACGACTTCCTGGACCAGGGCGATGGCTATGCTGTCTTCGGTAAAGTCGTGAAAGGCATGGATGTCGTGGACGTCATCGTCAACTCGCAAACCACCACCCGTGGCGGCATGAAAGATGTGCCTGCCGATCCTGTGTTCATCAAGTCGGCCAAGCGCATCGACTAA
- a CDS encoding LysR family transcriptional regulator: MKAPRVTLDQWRTLQAVVDHGGFAQAAEALHRSQSSVSYTVARMQDQLGVPLLRIDGRKAVLTEAGGVLLRRSRQLVKQASQLEDLAHHMEQGWEAEVRLVVDAAYPSARLVRALTAFMPQSRGCRVRLREEVLSGVEEVLLEGVADLAITGFSIPGYLGAELSDVEFVAVAHPEHALHRLNRELNFQDLESQMQVVIRDSGRQQPRDVGWLGAEQRWTVGSLATAATFVGSGLGFAWLPRHMIERELKEGTLKLLPLDQGGSRNPSFYLYSNKDKPLGPATQILIELLRTFDTAPLDAPFAAPEQA, encoded by the coding sequence ATGAAAGCGCCCCGCGTGACCCTTGATCAATGGCGAACGCTGCAGGCCGTGGTCGACCACGGCGGTTTCGCCCAGGCCGCCGAAGCGCTGCACCGCTCGCAATCGTCAGTCAGCTACACCGTGGCGCGCATGCAGGACCAGCTCGGTGTGCCGTTGCTGCGCATCGACGGCCGCAAAGCCGTGCTGACCGAAGCCGGCGGCGTGTTGCTGCGCCGCTCGCGCCAACTGGTGAAACAGGCCAGCCAACTGGAAGACCTGGCGCATCACATGGAGCAAGGCTGGGAAGCGGAAGTGCGGCTGGTGGTCGACGCAGCCTACCCGAGTGCCCGCCTCGTCCGCGCCCTGACCGCGTTCATGCCGCAAAGCCGCGGCTGCCGGGTGCGGCTGCGCGAAGAAGTGTTGTCGGGCGTGGAGGAAGTCCTGCTCGAAGGTGTGGCCGATCTGGCAATCACCGGCTTCAGCATTCCCGGTTACCTGGGCGCGGAATTGAGCGACGTCGAATTCGTCGCCGTCGCCCACCCCGAACACGCCCTGCACCGCCTGAACCGCGAACTGAATTTCCAGGACCTGGAAAGCCAGATGCAAGTGGTGATCCGCGACTCCGGCCGTCAACAGCCACGGGATGTCGGCTGGCTCGGCGCCGAACAGCGCTGGACCGTCGGCAGCCTCGCCACCGCCGCGACATTTGTCGGCAGCGGGCTGGGTTTCGCCTGGTTGCCCCGGCACATGATCGAACGCGAACTGAAGGAAGGGACGCTCAAGCTGCTACCGTTGGACCAGGGCGGCAGCCGTAACCCGAGCTTCTACCTGTATTCGAACAAGGACAAACCGCTGGGCCCGGCGACACAGATCCTCATCGAACTGCTGCGCACGTTCGACACCGCGCCGCTGGATGCGCCCTTCGCCGCCCCTGAACAAGCCTGA
- a CDS encoding FMN-dependent NADH-azoreductase, giving the protein MSRVLIIESSARQQDSVSRQLTQTFINQWKAAHPNDQITVRDLAVNPVPHLDINLLGGWMKPAEQRSDIEQVSLERSNQLTDELLAADVLVMAAPMYNFAIPSTLKAWLDHVLRAGVTFKYTETGPQGLLSGKRAYVLTARGGIYAGSTADHQEPYLRQVMGFIGIHDVTFIHAEGMNLGGDFQEKGLNQANAKLSQVA; this is encoded by the coding sequence ATGTCCCGCGTTCTGATCATCGAAAGCAGCGCCCGTCAGCAAGACTCGGTGTCCCGTCAACTGACCCAGACCTTCATCAACCAGTGGAAAGCCGCCCACCCCAACGATCAGATCACCGTGCGTGACCTGGCCGTCAATCCGGTGCCGCACCTGGACATCAACCTGTTGGGCGGCTGGATGAAACCCGCCGAGCAGCGCAGCGACATCGAACAGGTTTCCCTGGAGCGCTCCAACCAGTTGACCGATGAATTGCTGGCCGCTGACGTGCTGGTCATGGCCGCTCCCATGTACAACTTCGCGATCCCGAGCACGCTGAAAGCCTGGCTCGACCACGTGCTGCGTGCCGGCGTGACCTTCAAGTACACCGAGACCGGCCCGCAAGGCCTGCTCAGTGGCAAGCGCGCTTACGTGTTGACCGCTCGCGGCGGTATCTACGCCGGTAGCACCGCGGATCATCAGGAACCCTACCTGCGCCAGGTCATGGGCTTCATCGGCATTCACGACGTGACTTTCATCCACGCCGAAGGCATGAACCTGGGCGGCGACTTCCAGGAGAAGGGACTGAACCAGGCCAACGCCAAGCTTTCCCAGGTCGCCTGA
- a CDS encoding carboxylate/amino acid/amine transporter: protein MGYLLFVTLIQAFSFSLIGEYLAGHVDSYFAVLVRVLLAGLVFIPLTRWRSVEPAFMRGMLLIGALQFGVTYVCLYLSFRVLTVPEVLLFTILTPLHVTLIEDALNRRFNPWALVAALVAVLGAAVIRFDRINPDFFMGFLLLQLANFTYAAGQVLYKHLVARHPSDLPHYRRFGFFYLGALAVALPAFLLFGKQNFLPEAPLQWGVLVFLGLVSTALGLYWWNKGACLVNGGTLAVMNNLHVPVGLLINLLIWNQHEELGRLFLGGSVILMAVWISRLGIRQPAVAH, encoded by the coding sequence ATGGGCTATCTACTTTTTGTCACGCTGATCCAGGCGTTTTCCTTCAGTCTGATCGGCGAATACCTGGCCGGTCATGTCGACAGTTACTTCGCAGTGCTGGTGCGGGTGTTGCTGGCGGGTTTGGTGTTTATTCCGCTGACGCGCTGGCGTTCGGTCGAACCGGCGTTCATGCGCGGCATGCTGCTGATCGGCGCGTTGCAGTTTGGCGTGACCTACGTCTGCCTGTATCTGAGCTTCCGGGTGCTGACGGTGCCGGAAGTCTTGCTGTTCACCATCCTCACGCCACTGCATGTGACGTTGATTGAAGATGCGCTTAACCGGCGTTTCAATCCATGGGCGCTGGTCGCAGCGCTGGTGGCAGTGCTCGGCGCAGCGGTGATCCGCTTTGACCGGATCAACCCGGATTTCTTCATGGGGTTCCTGCTGCTGCAACTGGCCAACTTCACCTACGCCGCCGGGCAGGTGCTTTATAAGCATCTGGTGGCGCGTCATCCGAGCGATCTGCCGCATTACCGGCGCTTCGGTTTTTTCTATCTCGGCGCATTGGCGGTGGCGTTGCCGGCCTTTCTGCTGTTCGGCAAACAGAATTTCCTGCCCGAAGCACCGCTGCAATGGGGCGTGCTGGTGTTCCTCGGCCTGGTCTCGACCGCGTTGGGGTTGTACTGGTGGAACAAGGGCGCGTGCCTGGTGAATGGCGGGACGTTGGCGGTGATGAACAACCTGCATGTGCCGGTGGGGTTGCTGATCAATCTGCTGATCTGGAATCAGCATGAGGAGCTGGGGCGCTTGTTTTTGGGTGGTTCGGTGATTTTGATGGCGGTGTGGATTAGCCGGTTGGGTATACGCCAACCGGCAGTCGCGCACTAA